The Camelina sativa cultivar DH55 chromosome 16, Cs, whole genome shotgun sequence sequence ATTTAGGAAGAAGCTCCCTGTCAAGTAAATTGTAGGACGCTTAGTTTAGCCCATTCCTCTGTAGGAACACTTAGCTAATTATCTCATTCCTCTGCTTTGCTTCTTTGTTAGTTCTAAAAGCATTGGTTGAGACCTTCACATTACACTAGATATCTTTATGCAATTGGTGTCAAGTGGTGTATGCCTGGTCCCTAGCTACATTGATATCACAACTTTTCTATCGGTGGCTAACATtgaaaaacaatgtaaaaacGTATTGTCATTGTTATCTTGCATCTACACTAGTTCAGGAGCTTGTGATCAAACTTCAACATACAGGAAACTGGATCATCATTTCACTAGAAAATCTCGTATCAATGTTTTACTTTCAAATctagttaaaagagaaagaaactaaTTTATCTTGTGGGACTGTGCTACACGTAGGCCTTTGAGAGGAAGGAGCAGCAGCACCAACAGGGCAACAGGTAGCAGCAAAAGCTCACCGCCACTTCGCAAGAGctaataattgttttcctgcAATCTccattaaaaggaaaaaagaaagtttgAAGTGACCAAAATGAGACTCATGTTCTCATTTACTCTGCTTGGATCGTACGAATAAGACTGATCGGTCTAGTCAAGGTAGGGACTTGAAGTAGGGTCATGTAGTGATAGATTTGTGTAAGTTACTTTAAAGAACAACACATAACCTGTTGTCTAATCTCTCTACTTTTTGATTCAAACTGATTAACCAATTCTTGATTTGGTGAAAGTGAATCAGTGATCTGACAACAACAACCACCACCTTTGTCTTTTGTCTGTTTGCTTGGAGTTAATGTGGTTCATGATCTGATGGTAACAAGTCAGtacatttaaattcaatttctatGAATAACTCTCCTCGTATTcatatacatttataataataataataaaacatttatttcgTATTTTGTCTGAAGGGAATTGAAAGTGGAGGTGGGATCATTATGCATTTTAGCAGAAGATGAGATTGAAAGCAgtagtgggaatcatgcaatctacACAttggttctctctttttttttttttgaacaaaattaaaataaaataaaaattgaagggACCACACACTGTCCATAAGCACAACCACACATGACACCAAGTTTAAAGTCTTTTGCAGAACCTCTTCTCTTGTCTCCTAATGGggcaacaattttaaaaataaataaataaatcttgaaGTTGTGTTATAATTATGAAAGTTATGTTTCGGTGATACGGCTAAGTAAGGTATTTTTTGAAGAGCAAGAAAGAGTGATGGCCCAACACATCTTTAATTGAGTCGGGACCTCTCAAACCtaactctttttctcttattcTTATGCATCTATCTACCTATCTATCTATCTTCCCAAGATAATTTACCAATAAAAATCAGACGTAATAATTGTCATTTACATCCGATATTTGAGAGCCGATTTATTATTTGAGTAATTGGATGGGTACTTCATCTAGCTTTGAAAATGATATTACACCAATACATCCATCCAATGTATAGGTTGTCACTAAATGTTGAAAGTCATAATGGTCTATATGGTCTGATGAGTAATTTAatagttttgactttttgagAGAAGACTTCATCAATAACCAAAATATGAAACTCCGTAAAAATCTTTAGATCACAATTCTTACTCTCGGTACTTATGATGATTGTGAGTTTCAATATCCATATGGTGCATTTGATAAGTGTAGTACGTTAGGTCACGAACTTCTCATGTATGGATGGACCATAGTACATGTGATATGTATGCACTAGTAAGCCCCAACAATTAATGAAACACATGTCTTTAATGGGAAGCTTTACACACATCCACTGAAGCCTCTTTTTGAATTGTTGTAAGATCTAGGTGTGTGAGATGATGTTGGAACAAAAGCATAATTAAAGTCACAATTATCAAAACTTTGATACACGAACAATCATGTATACGAACCGAAAGATATATgagtatatatttcaaaagcaTGAATTCAATCTTTACAACAAATTAAGTTATAGTGGTTCCTTTAAGGAAAGATGAAGGNATCTAGCTTTGAAAATGATATTACACCAATACATCCATCCAATGTATAGGTTGTCACTAAATGTTGAAAGTCATAATGGTCTATATGGTCTGATGAGTAATTTAatagttttgactttttgagAGAAGACTTCATCAATAACCAAAATATGAAACTCCGTAAAAATCTTTAGATCACAATTCTTACTCTCGGTACTTATGATGATTGTGAGTTTCAATATCCATATGGTGCATTTGATAAGTGTAGTACGTTAGGTCACGAACTTCTCATGTATGGATGGACCATAGTACATGTGATATGTATGCACTAGTAAGCCCCAACAATTAATGAAACACATGTCTTTAATGGGAAGCTTTACACACATCCACTGAAGCCTCTTTTTGAATTGTTGTAAGATCTAGGTGTGTGAGATGATGTTGGAACAAAAGCATAATTAAAGTCACAATTATCAAAACTTTGATACACGAACAATCATGTATACGAACCGAAAGATATATgagtatatatttcaaaagcaTGAATTCAATCTTTACAACAAATTAAGTTATAGTGGTTCCTTTAAGGAAAGATGAAGGTTCTAGGTAAGGCACCCTTTAAGATTCTTGCAATGGTTATGGTTATTTCTTTTGAAATGTTGATATCACATGAATAATACCAACACCAACTTTAAGTTGAatcaaataagaagaaaagaaaaaaaaaaaaggaaagtgagAATCAAAGTTataatcaaaagagaaaagaaaaggatacCATACACCAAAGTCAAGGTGCAATGTCACTTGCTCTTCAATCAAAGAGGAAACTACAATTTAagatttcattgttttcttgtCAAGATGAAGACTTCATATCTTAAATTAGTACATTTGATCAATTGCACCAGACACCCATAGGCCATATAAGTTAATATATCGGCAATGTTGGTCGTCGTCATATAATGTATAACAAATTTGAATGAGCTAGGAGTACAATTAATATTGAAGAATGAAGCAAACACGTATCTAAGTTGTGTGCACCATGGCAAATTGGCAACTCTTTTACTTtacaaaatatactttttatatataagattgGCCTTTATAACACAAATTAAGATGGTGGAAACTTGAAAGCTTTAAAAAGACAAAGGCATATTtgtgtttaactttttttttattgtgtaggaaagattcaaagaaaatataacaaagcagcgaaaaaaatgtaaagacgaagaagaaaaaaaatagagtaaaaggGACATAAATTAAAGTAGGAATTAATTCTTGTGTGTTACTTTTCTATCTGATATCATCTTCACAAGAACCTgtctccatctctctttcttcacctCTAGGTTCTCGTTATTTTATGGatacttcagttttttttttaacttcaattGGAGGATAATTGAACCAAtccaattgattcaatttttaAGAGCCAAACTTTAtcattcttttttcaaaaatcacactactgttatttattattgtattgaaatttaatactatAATATCAGattaatatcaaataaacacatttttaaacaacttaaatatattatatattcaataAACTTAACATTAAATGACAAACTATCAGTATTAATTATTTACTGAAAATAAGTGGtttctattaaatttttttttttgtttgatgatacatttaaaagaagaagaagaaaaaaagggtcAAAGAAAGGGTCAAACAGAAGTAGCCACGATGTTACACCACGTGGCATCACATGGCGCCAAACTCGtacgaaataaaaaaatattacaaacagaaaaatggaaaaaagtaaagatttctttttttacccATTTTTAACGGACCGTACAAAAGACAATATTGTGGGTCccaaagttacaaaaatgttCGCCACGCTGGAATGATGATGACATGGCAATACGCATGACTTCTTACACGTGTCATATTTTGATTGCATGTCTTCGAAACAAAATTAACTCCCATCTTTTTTACGGTGGTATATGTCCTAAAATGCCCCTATAATTGCCCTAAATTCACGGTCCAAACCAATCTACACTATTTAATTGGTACGGTGATGAAGttataagaaaagagaaaaagaaaaaaacgaatccGAGCGTTACTCctaataataatactagtatgaccaacaaaaaacaaaatacttaaAGAAACAATTCAATAACTTTTCCGCCAATTTCGATATACAATTTACCACTTCATCAAAATTATGATAACTGAAAAAGTAGTATATAATAAGAAGATGTgttgtttcaaaaaatttccACAATAACCGatacaaattaaacaagatTTGAATTCAATCACCCAAAATTCAAAGCATTAGGTAactaataataagaaaaatccAGTTTCAGAAAGCGTGTTAAGCAAAAAATGAGAAGATTTAAACCAAAAAGGATAAACATAGCAAAAGTCAACATATATCAGCACACCCTAAGAAAAATGGTAAGTTTAACTATAAAAATCCCAGTATGTAAAATTTAGATTTACgtttgaacaaaacaaaataNNNNNNNNNNNNNNNNNNNNNNNNNNNNNNNNNNNNNNNNNNNNNNNNNNNNNNNNNNNNNNNNNNNNNNNNNNNNNNNNNNNNNNNNNNNNNNNNNNNNNNNNNNNNNNNNNNNNNNNNNNNNNNNNNNNNNNNNNNNNNNNNNNNNNNNNNNNNNNNNNNNNNNNNNNNNNNNNNNNNNNNNNNNNNNNNNNNNNNNNNNNNNNNNNNNNNNNNNNNNNNNNNNNNNNNNNNNNNNNNNNNNNNNNNNNNNNNNNNNNNNNNNNNNNNNNNNNNNNNNNNNNNNNNNNNNNNNNNNNNNNNNNNNNNNNNNNNNNNNNNNNNNNNNNNNNNNNNNNNNNNNNNNNNNNNNNNNNNNNNNNNNNNNNNNNNNNNNNNNNNNNNNNNNNNNNNNNNNNNNNNNNNNNNNNNNNNNNNNNNNNNNNNNNNNNNNNNNNNNNNNNNNNNNNNNNNNNNNNNNNNNNNNNNNNNNNNNNNNNNNNNNNNNNNNNNNNNNNNNNNNNNNNNNNNNNNNNNNNNNNNNNNNNNNNNNNNNNNNNNNNNNNNNNNNNNNNNNNNNNNNNNNNNNNNNNNNNNNNNNNNNNNNNNNNNNNNNNNNaaaaaaaaaaaaaaaaaaaagaacgaaaggaaaaaaaaagcaaagctctctctctctatctctctcttgttcACGCACATCAAAAAAGccacccaaaaaaacaaaaaaccgaaACGCATGCATTTCTAATTTTCCATCCTTCTCTTTaacttcctcttctcctctccatcatcatctctaaacctctctctctctctctctctccattctTCAATGGCCGTTGATGCTCAcaatctcttcctctctcctCCTCAACTCTTCCCCAACAGGTCTGTGTGTAAATACAAcgctctccctctctctctcaatctctatTTACTTACGATCTCATGTTTTTTTCAActgaatcttttttattttgtatttggcAGAGAGTTCATGATGAACAATAACACCACTATGGAACCAACCAGTGGCGGTTTCTGCAATAACAATCAAACCGGTTACGGCGTCGTTTCACCTTTCTCCGTTACCGACGATACAACAACAACCCCAACGCCTCCTTCCTTTCTTCATATGTACGGCAGCGGCGGCGCTGATACTACTACCCCGACCACCGCAGGTTACTACGCCGCCGATGGTACTACTACTGCCACTACTACTAGTCTGGACTGTGATTTCTTCCCTCTACAGACGAGAAAACGCTCCAGAGAGTCTTCTTCTACCAGATCGAATTAttatcataatcatcatcatcttcttcttcagaaccAGAGATCATCATCATGCGTTAACGCTGCAACAAGTACAACTCCGTTTTCGTTTCTTGGCCAAGACATTGATATCTCTTCACACATGAATCAGCAACAACACGATATCGACAGATTCGTCTCCCTTCATGTAAGTTTCTTCCAAAGATTCGTCGCATTCAATAAGActtttgctgctgctgctgctgcaatgTGTGCATCGATCAttgattttcttgtgttctGCTGGATTGGGTTTCAGATGGAGAGAGTGAAGTATGAgatagaagagaagaggaagaggcagGCGAGGATGATCATTGAGGCAATAGAGCAAGGACTCGCTAAAAGGCTTCgagtcaaagaagaagaaagagagaggatcGTCAAGGTTAACTACGCTCTCGAGGAGCGTGTGAAGTCACTATCCATCGAAAACCAAATCTGGAGAGACCTTGCTCAGACCAACGAAGCCACCGCCAACCACCTCCGCACCAACCTCGACCAGGTTCTCGCGCAGGTTAATGACCTACGCTGCGCAGGAGGATCGGATGCTGATAATAACAACAACGAAGAGGACGATGCGCAGTCGTCGTGCTGCGGGAGCACTAAGGCGGCGGAGGGGAGGAAGTTGTGTAGGAACTGTGGGGAGGAGGAATCGTGTGTGTTGCTGTTACCGTGCAGACACTTGTGCTTGTGTGGAGTATGCGGGTCCAGTGTGCACACGTGTCCCATCTGTACATCTCCTAAAAACGCTAGCGTTCATGTTAACATGTCATCTTCTTGACCTGACCCCccccccttcttcttcttttttttttgttaaatggaaattatttttatttcatttttttctatttttaaaaacaaattgtaagGATACATCAGTtgaatagttttatttttttttaagctaaGGAATCAAAATCATGAAATCTAAACCTTCactacaaagaaagaaagagatacaTTATCTCAGACTCCCGAAATATcgtttttatgttattattatcaataagGATAAAGGATAAATTAACCAACCccatattattaaaaaaaaaaaagaattatattggTAATATTTGACACATGTATCTCGAAAAACAATCATCCCAAAACTGCaggaaagaaatattattttttttaaaagtaaagtagtaacaaaaaaaaaaaaacgataaaatGGGGGTGGGGAGAACAGTAGGAGTGGTAGGGTGTGAAAGACACGCGCCGGCAAAGATGCGTAGAGAAGAGTGGGAAAGAGACAGTGGAAGAGGTAAAAAGCTGACACGTCGGACGCGCGCAAATGTCGCTGTTGTTCGTCTTCCGTAACTCCCCTCCTGAcactttctctctccctctctctctttttttgttttttttcaatttctcaatttttgtttcctAGCAACTTTTTTAATCAAGTTACGGAAATCAAAGATTCGATATATGTTTATATGATTATAACGtgaaattagaatttttttttttttttttaaatgattctAGGctccgacaaaaaaaaatgcattgcTGTTTGGATTAGAAAATACTATGTGAATTTTGTATAACACTAAAAATTACATATCATTATCATTACATTTACAGATGAACATTCATTCTTATGTTACAAGTTTAGTATGACAAGACTATCAAAAATGttattactaatattttaaagttgCTTTAACAGGTGTTTCTACATGATTAATCTGctgaataaatattttcaagatatttatatatatatatatatataacttttatttgAAAAGAAGATTTGCATATAAACAAACTAAAGAAAAGCGAAGAGGACACGAGAAAGTGATGTGAAGAGATCATGCCAACATTAAAGAGGATGGATATACTCGTCGCacgaataaattaaaaactcctAAAGCcaaaattttctgttttaaatactagtacatgttttttattttattttattttcggtgcctagagaaaatcaaaacgTGTAAATACTAGTATTATGTTAATCATATTATTCTAATTTAAGTGGTTTTCAGATTTCTATATCATTAGATTTGAGATGTAGACATCTTTGTGCATTCACAGGCGGATCAACCAATGGTGCTCGACTGCTCGTTCATTATTCTAAATCATCACATTTTGAAACGTTCAATATTATCATCTCTACTAATATTTTAAACCATTAATCTTTATTATTGTTTAGAAAACACACACCCCATATACTATTTTTCCAAGGccgaaagtgaaaaaaaaaaaaatctttaattaacCTAAGGTTGGTAAAATCTTGCACTATATCGGAtgtcatgaaaagaaaaaactcccACTATCGGTTTTGTTAACATTATGTACACACACATTAACATAATGCTTCGACACAGAAATCTTGTAAAACATCGAGGAACATACATGTGAGGTGGTGAATGTGAAAAAATACATTAACTTAAGGCTCCCCTTTGTATGAACTTCATGCATCCGCAAGTAATCTGAGCCATCTTCTATCTCATTTCATTCCGACCATGAATCAAATAGGATCCATGTGTATATATGATCTAAAATTCGCATATCAATCATCTTTTCCAAGTAAAGATTCCAAGTCTTGCTCAACCTCATCCAAAAAGTACTGGTTATAACTATTCGCATTGGGTTCGGGCAATTTGGGACAAATAACTTTATCCAACGTTGAAGagtatatatcttttaaaatttgtaaatttctgAAACGGAGATAAAGAGTATATGAAGGGAAGGAACCAATCGTCACGTACACACTaagcaacaaatcaagcaaaaacaaaagatagaaaagagagtGACGCTTGACCGattgatgtttgttttaaattactttattaTTTGGAGACTTTTGAAGAATCTATAAGGACCATTTCCCTACGAttatgcttttatttatttatatctaatatataagcGAAACAAACGAAGCAAAAGTGGAAGACTTGGTGTAAAGTGATGGGATATGCAAATGTTGTGGTGTTAGGGTTTGTGTCATGCAACTTGTCCACTTCTcattttagatattattttttattttacacccATTTTCTCCAATATTTCAGCTTTCGTGGGGttgctctctttctttttatatatatatatatttttttattttacttttacataaGGTTGAAATGATCGTTTCATTTTGATCTATTTTAGACTTTAGACGTGTTTTCATAAAGCAAATTAGAAATAttagcttaagaaaataaagaatacCATTCATTTCAAATGGcaaatccaaatattttgtgCATAGAGATAAGTAAATGATAATTCAAGATAACTCCTTATTGAATAATGAACAAATAAATTTGGAATATGTGTCATCAAACCGTAGAAACATAAATTGTCATGTGAATTCAATAATGCATACAACTATAATAACAAAGATACAAAGATTAAATAAAGGGAACATCATCTTTAGGAGTGCaacaaacactaaacaaaacgaTTATATTCCCATATACACGTAAGTGGCAATATACACGATATgatgtaaaaagataataatagaTTACATCAAAAATGTCTTTGAGAATAATTAAAAGTAGAGAAATAGATGTGAGAGGAGGAGGGGTCATGATGGGGAACACCAAAACTTTATAGATTACCTTGTGAAAGGGGGCACTCATGAATTGGTAgcttttacctttttttgttctatgtcctaagaaaataaatttaaattgaaatttgatATGATTAATCTATTGTTGTATCTTATTGTTGGGAAATTGGGTCCTACTTATCATTTTTCACCCCTAAGCCATCAATTCGATTTGACTACAAAAACCTATGAATAAATGAGCCCAAATGGGAACAAAAACATTTTGTCACCTCTTTCTTTAACCTTTAACACGCTTGTCAAATGACGTGAATCGGAATCACAATCCCACAATACTAAAAgataattcaaatttcaaagtgaGGATTACCCCCAAACCAAATCCTTTAAGCATATgacttttgtgtttgtttgtttgaaaacaaaaactcataacTATTTTTAGTGGCTGAAATTTCTGTAGCAAAGTCTAAAATTAGTGGATCACTATATTGTATTCGTTTCCAGTATATCTTTACAAGcttctttatttacttttcattGAGAAAATTTAGTGGTGGTAAAGAGAGGATTTGGCAAAGACAAATTACAAAgggataaaatttaaaatgatacccaaaaaaaaaagaactacgAGAGCATATGTTTTTCCTTTTACGTGGGAATATCAGTGACCTACCATTAACCAATGCCAAAGAAAAatgctatttctctttttttttcctcttttacgCCGAGTGGATTTGGTGTGAAGTCTTCTGAAAGTCACTGCAGAAAAAGCCACAAgagatttgtttatttctcaTCATTAGTACCATCCAATTcaaaaagattaataatttaaagagagttataaaaaagaaactatcTACATGTAGTGTTAACAATCAGTCTTATCCCACTGAACCACAACACTGCAAAAGCTCATGTGAAAATTAGATTAAGACCTCAAAAAGAGTTTAACTTTCTTTCTCACAAGTCACAGCAATATGAATCATTATGATCACAATCGACCTGCACAGATGTTCCTCTAATTGGGTCTTGTGCAGAATAGATGTCAGATTCTATATAGATATTGTTATTATGTCACATAATTACTTAGaacttgattttgatgattcaagaagagatatataaaagagTAGTAATGTGGTTATAGAGGAGCATAGACCCATCTGAATACCTATAGAATATGGAAATATGattgctctctctctcacacacacactcacacactTTGATATCCCTACAACTATTAACTGTTCATGGATACCTTTTTTTCTCTATTGAACAGAGAAAAGTGTATAGGAAAGTGTTTTGTAATTGTTCTTTCTTGTCTATATTAGGCACCCATACATATCCCgaagtgtaaaaaataaattagattttaaaagaagagaaagaaagccAACTACCCAAATCATTTATGTAGTTTGGTTGGGGTTAGTGGGCAGATATCATATCCAAGATGGAATAGGTTTACATAAAGCATAATgttatattatctatatatacatacgatatatagtttaatgttaATGGTGCATACATGAAAGTCCTCTCTTTTCTCCATGTGGATAGTTATTAGGGAAATCAGATTGGACTATGTCAATTGGAATAAACAAGATATTTTGTTGGGAAAAGGTAACTAAAGTGCTGATGTGGGTATCaagaaacaatacaaaagaTATGggtatcaaaagaaaagaaaagagaaatggaGAGAAATCAAAAGTTTTGTACAATGTCTATGATTTACTTTTTGAAAATAGCAATGTCTAACagtaagaagcaaaaaaaagaacagacaTGCATGAGGAGCTTCACGATGAAGATGGGCACCTTTATTCGTTTTAATCAATATACCAATTAATGACCAGAAAAGCAATACTTATTACTAACATAATCATGGAATTAGTTGGGATAATTAGATCAATTATGACAGATGCATTAAGGTGAGATCTAATACTACAACTATACAGAGAAAGGAGTACACATACTTGTGGAGAATGTATTTGGTTATTTTATTGATAACTGAATAAGATTGAAGGGTTTTGGAAATGCTGAAAACGATTTTTCAAAAgtaaaagcagagagagagagagagattttatcAGATTGGACCAAACAACGAAGGGAAATAATATAAGAGAGATTTGCATGATGTGTTCTTCTGTCCAAAAACAGTACACATATAATTCACAGAAAAATGGTTGGGACTGTAGGACCACTGTTACAATAATGGACCATAGAATTTTGTCcccaagaaaccaaaaacctcCATACATGAAAATGATACCcctaaagttttgatcttttatgTGTCAACTTGCTTATTATGCAATATGCATCATCATCCAAAAGTATCTAACTGGGGCTCCcctttggtttaaaaaaaaaattcctacgTCTTTGTCTAATGTACAGACAAGTTTCCCTGATCAATCAATTAAAACTGTGTCTTTCAGTATTTTACaagaagaaaattcaaataTCAAAGAGTGTGGTTATAAGTCTTTGTCAGTAGTTTTCTGTAACTGAATGCAACATCAGCGTATTGATTCTAATTCGTGGTTGATACGTCGAGGAGATGTTAGCGGATTGATCCTCACGTTTGGTATGTGATTTGGCTTTGTCAAggtagaaaaggaaaagagaaccaaaaaaaaatcaaaaatgggGGGTGTTTAATTGATCTTGATGCTTCAATCAGCCTCAAGATCTTGTCTTTATGCTTTGAATTGTATACCCTTCATTTGGATGAGATGCCAAATGACAAGGACATGAATCCATTTACTTGTTAAAGTTttaagaaagaataaaaatttagagaatCTGACTTTGGATTTTCTTTTGTGCCAATAGGTGTCTTTTTGATGGATTTCAAATTGATAGGTTTCGACTATATATAGGTTGGTTAACATGTTCAAACAAGACACGGAACCTCACTGAGAACAAAAACAGACAAGTAACTACGCAGTTTATCACGAGAAACCAAATGTCTAATAGTCGTTTATCcaacaaagcaaagcaaaattGATGTATCAGCAGCCTATTACCATTCAACAGTNTAATTCGTGGTTGATACGTCGAGGAGATGTTAGCGGATTGATCCTCACGTTTGGTATGTGATTTGGCTTTGTCAAggtagaaaaggaaaagagaaccaaaaaaaaatcaaaaatgggGGGTGTTTAATTGATCTTGATGCTTCAATCAGCCTCAAGATCTTGTCTTTATGCTTTGAATTGTATACCCTTCATTTGGATGAGATGCCAAATGACAAGGACATGAATCCATTTACTTGTTAAAGTTttaagaaagaataaaaatttagagaatCTGACTTTGGATTTTCTTTTGTGCCAATAGGTGTCTTTTTGATGGATTTCAAATTGATAGGTTTCGACTATATATAGGTTGGTTAACATGTTCAAACAAGACACGGAACCTCACTGAGAACAAAAACAGACAAGTAACTACGCAGTTTATCACGAGAAACCAAATGTCTAATAGTCGTTTATCcaacaaagca is a genomic window containing:
- the LOC104752341 gene encoding probable BOI-related E3 ubiquitin-protein ligase 2; its protein translation is MAVDAHNLFLSPPQLFPNREFMMNNNTTMEPTSGGFCNNNQTGYGVVSPFSVTDDTTTTPTPPSFLHMYGSGGADTTTPTTAGYYAADGTTTATTTSLDCDFFPLQTRKRSRESSSTRSNYYHNHHHLLLQNQRSSSCVNAATSTTPFSFLGQDIDISSHMNQQQHDIDRFVSLHMERVKYEIEEKRKRQARMIIEAIEQGLAKRLRVKEEERERIVKVNYALEERVKSLSIENQIWRDLAQTNEATANHLRTNLDQVLAQVNDLRCAGGSDADNNNNEEDDAQSSCCGSTKAAEGRKLCRNCGEEESCVLLLPCRHLCLCGVCGSSVHTCPICTSPKNASVHVNMSSS